In Carnobacteriaceae bacterium zg-84, the genomic window GGTAAATATATGTATACAATTGGACAGGTTTCAGAGATGTTTAATCTCCCAATCTCAACATTAAGATACTATGATAAAGAAGGATTTTTCCCTCATCTAGAGCGAAAAGGCAATATCAGATATTTCAGAGATACTGAAATTGAGGCTTTACGGGTTATTGAATGTTTAAAATTATCCGGTCTTGAAATAAAAGATATTAAACGATTCTTTCAGTGGGTTATGGAAGGCCCATCAAGCTACTTTGATAGAAAACAATTATTTGAATCTCGTAAAAAAGCTGTACTTTCTGAAATAAAGCAGCTTGAAAAAACTCTTGCCATGCTCG contains:
- a CDS encoding MerR family transcriptional regulator, with the protein product MYTIGQVSEMFNLPISTLRYYDKEGFFPHLERKGNIRYFRDTEIEALRVIECLKLSGLEIKDIKRFFQWVMEGPSSYFDRKQLFESRKKAVLSEIKQLEKTLAMLEFKCWYYDKALQDGTEDGINALLPDKLPKDIQKLYNKAHK